In Lactuca sativa cultivar Salinas chromosome 5, Lsat_Salinas_v11, whole genome shotgun sequence, the DNA window TTTCCATTGCTTTATAGATCCTTTTAGGGATGAAGATTTGTGGGATTGGATAATGgttacatgaaaaaaaaataatggaAAATGTCACATATGCAAATTAGTTGGCCGATTAATATTCTGAAAACTGCTCCAATATGTGAAGCCCATCTTGATATGCATGAAGTTAGCATATCATTGCCCCTTAAAATAGCCTAGGATCCAAAGAATATCATGCAATATGGAGGCAAATAAAATCATACTAAAGACAATCttgaaaaaaatattataaaaggaGAAAAAGGTTATAGgaaaatgttgttattattaaccTTTTCtatatatatgtaatatgttgatatattttttttttgactgACTCGTATCTCCTGGCTATGAAACGTAACAGTGGATACTAGGAGATGACCTATAATTATGAAAGTAAATGTGAATTTATAATATCTTTACTATGCATGAAAGTTGTTAAAGTCACTCTTCATGAATATTGTATGGAGAATCATGATTATGGAATTTCTGTACAATAGGCTGTAGGATCTCAAGTTAATTCCTCTAAATATTTTCCATCTAAAGGTGGTGTGTTTCAGAAACTTGAAACAAGTCAAAAAAAATTTTACTAGAAAATTCTATTAAGAACTTATTTTAATTtagtataacattgtactttgaaaaaaacACCAATTGATAGCACTGtactttaaaaaaatgtttttttaataaatatttttcacCCGTGTAGTATACGGGTTATAACTTAGTAATATAATATACAACATGCCTAAGGCATGACAGATAGAaggatcttgaacttttcaagaatgATCAAAGCAGAGTAAAAAATGATGACCGTCATAATCACAACCATATGAAATAAAGGATGATATGATAagattttaaaaactttaatccAAGATAAATAGAACTAGAACAAAAACTTTTTATTTCATAAAACTTGGATTAAAGGTTCaccattttgactttgacttctatATGCATATCTTGATTTGAAAGAAATGTAGTATTAGCTATAAAGCCTCAATATCACCCAAGTAGAGCGTGAGTCACAAGTTGATTTCTCTATAAAGAATAAGATGCATGATAAAACCAAAAATTAGCAAGATAAGTTGTACTATGTATTCTAAGTTTTTGACTATTGTAAGTCTATTTCTTTTCTGTTAGATCAGGTCTTCCacattctcttatcaagaacacAACAGAAAAGTAGCACAAACTGATATTCATGGCTCATTCCAAAGAAACATGTTTTTGAGTTTTTCCATTATTGTGTTAAACGAATGATAAAATAATATACTTTTTTTAGCACCCTATAACAACAAAATTCATATAAATGTGAGGTATTAATGGATCCAAAAAACAATTCattgtaaaatccataaaaaaaaaaattacaaaacttgagggtttttatgGAATTAACAACGGGGTTTTTACTTTCGAGCTGAGGAAATACCTGTGGGCAGTATCGATTTGGTCAGCCCTGCACACAAGGATCGTCGAAGAGCTGAGTCGTGTTGATTTGTAGGTTTCTTCTACTTTCGAGTTGTCTGTGTTGCATCAAATCAACTATTGAGATTTGAGAGGCTTTGGTCAGGTTGTCATTGTAAATTTTTTTGATTTGAAACCCACCCTGTATTAGGTCACGATTTAGGAATTGCAACACATCAATCAGATTCAGGGCCACAGAGTAGAAGGAAGATTAGGGAAGTTGAGACTGAGAAACGATTCTTCAGATCTCCAATCCAGAAACGGTCTCAACTCAATCGCTCCTTTATCACTGTCTCAGTCTCGCTGTTATCGCAATCTGACAATCTCTTATCTCCTTCATCTCAATTCATCGCGATTGGCTTCGGTGCTTCTTTGTGTAATCGCCTActtcattgaactattgaaatttGAAGGTACATATTAGTTACCATTCAATTAATTAGGTTCATTAACCACTTATCACCCCTATTTGCTTCCTGCGTTTCTATGATACAATCAACATTGCAATTTGTTTTTGCCAGGAATTGAAGAAAGATTGCGCTTTGAATGGGTACACGAAAAATTGGGAATGTTGGACTTCCATTGATGAATATTATCAAAATGAAGGGAGTACCCATCCTGCACCAGTTACACATGGAGGAGTGTCTTCTTCGAACCTCATCAGACAATTGGTGCATCATTAATGATGGGACAGATAAACCCAATATAGTCATGGGGATTTCTGGGTAACTTTCTTTGCAACTCCTAACAACACATTTCATCTAATCTTTTTCTCTTACATTctaaatttatatgttatattaggAAACCTAGTGAACTTGTTGAAATTACCCCTGTGATACAAGATAAAATCCCTGTGATTCGAAGGTTTACTGGTGGTGGGACAGTTATAGTTGATGATGGAACAATATTTGTTTCATTTATATGCAACAAAGATGATGTTCCTCATGTACAACCATATCCTAGACCTATCATGTCATGGAGCAGCTTGTTGTACTCTAAAGTCTTCCATGGAGTTGCTGATTTCAAGCTTCGTGAGAAtggtatatgtatatatgatatgagAATCCAATAAAAATATCCTACTTAAAACCATAATTAATTGTGTTTTTTTGTTATAGATTATGTATTTGGTGTCCGAAAATTCGGAGGAAATGCACAATCAATTACTAAAAATCGGTGGATCCATCATACGTCTTTTTTGTGGGATTACAAGACACATAACATGTCGTATCTTAAGCTTCCAAAACGGGCCCCTGAATATCGACTGGTATGCTTCTTGATTCTTATTTTTTGATTTAAAATTCAACAATGTGAATCTTTTTTAagcatttatttttttattttcatggTAGGCGAGGGATCATCTTGATTTCATCTGTCCCATAAAGGACTATCTTTCAAGATCAGATTTCATTAGCAAAACCATTGATGCATCAGCAACCTATTTTTCACTTACCTCAACACAACCTCCGATAAATCTTGAATTCAACCCCACATCAAAATTACTAACGAGAGTGGAATTAGAGGCTTCAGCAATCAAATCGTTATAAAAGAAAAGGGTAGTTTTGACATTTTGGTGATGAAACAGTAAACATGGAGATCAGTTAGAAGTTGGAGAGATGAAGAAGATGGTGGTTAAAACTTGTGCAAATCACCAGTTTTGTTACATTGAATTTGAAATTAAATACAAAATTGATATTTATTGTGATCATACCGATTTGTTTTAATAAAGTATGTATTTGTTCAAAAAGATAGTCAATTTAAAGATCTAAGAACTTTAGTGGACAAAAAAAAGGTTGGTACCTTTCAGTAAGATTAACATTATTTGTTAATTGTataatttatcaaaaaaattCAGACACTTAAACAaatgtttatttgattattacAACTTCAAATAACAATAACGCATCCAAACAGTATATTTTTAGAACCTGTTTTATTATGGTTGATTATTTGGTACTGATTTATTCAATAATCGTAATCCTTTTTATAATGAACACCCAACCACCTCATAAGTATCCAATTCGATTGTTAGCACGACACGGCTCGTTATCTTGAATTTGATGGTTTACCTTGTCATTAGACACATTACTAAGGTTCACATTTATCAACACTTTTAGTAGGGACTGAAAATAGAACTTTTCTTATCCAAAGGACTATTAATGTAATTTATCGCATTTATCACATAGCAGTAGAGCATCATCTCTTTGTTTCACCGCTTAGTTCGAACGTCATACATATATCCATCAAACGTTGTCAGGTCACCAGCCTCAGCAAtctgtgtgaatatatatatatatatatatatatatatatatatatatatatatatatatatatatatatatatatataattttcttaCAAGCGTTCGCTTCTATCGCTCCGTGGTGACGATCGCAAGGTCCGCATTCGCAGCAGAAGTGTAAGACCttccctttttttctttttctctctcttctttctGTGATCATGTTCAATTTGTTCACGGAATTAACATCATTTCTTTGAATACCTCGAGTTCTGATTACATCGGATTTGTTATGTTAACTTTGATGCCTCTCAGTTTCTTCCTGTATGCGGATAATTAAAATCAAGGTTTCTGTTCATTTCTAGGGAATCAAGTCGGTCATATTTGCTTGAAAGAATTTCGTTATACCTTAGCAGACACCTGTCTTCGCTTCGTTTTCCTCGAATATTGTAACTTTTAAGGTATTTTGCGCCATCTCTGACGATATTACACCAAATATATGTTTAATTTCTCATCTCTGTATCTGAAGATTTTCGTTGATTGCAGTATGGGGAGGGTGAAGCTGAAAATCAAGAGATTAGAGAACATTGGTAATCGACAAGTGACGTTTTCTAAACGAAGGAATGGAATCCTAAAAAAAGCCAAGGAGTTATctgtattatgtgatattgacatCATCCTTCTCATGTTCTCTCCAACCGGAAAACCTACATTATTCACCGGACAACGAAGGTCATCTCCTAATCATACTAATTCTTATCCCAATTGCTCATACTACGCTTTTATTAGGTTATAAATCTCCATGAATCAACATTCGTTGAAAGAAAAGCTCTTTTCGACATTAATAATAAGTTTTCAATATTCCTTTTGTATTTCCAGCAACATTGATGAGGTTATTGCAAAGTTTGCTCGACTAACACCACAAGAAAGAGCAAAAAGGAAATTGGAGAGCCTCGAAGTAAGTCAAATTACATATGTTTGATCATTCATTTCCATCTATAACTATCTTcaaatagtaattaaataaaaattaccTAAATAGGCTTTGAAGAAGACGTTCAAGAAGCTGGACCATGATGTAAATATACAAGATTTTGCAGGGGCAAGGTTGTCATTAATCCTTGACACTTTTCTAAATCCTTTTCTCTCCCTTGTGATGCAACAAACATCTGATTATCTTTTTtacttttggttttgttttgttttgcagcAGTCAATCAGCTGAGGTCACAAGATACTCATCTCTATAACTTTTTATCTTGAAAATTGCATAATAACTTCTgttgataaataatattttatttaatagttAAATATAATTTTCAGGATTTAAGCAACCATGCAATGATGTTGCGATCTCAACTTTCTGAATTACATAAGCGACTAAGGTGCCTTTCAAACCTTCACCTATCCATTTCGTGTAATTTCTCACATTTTTTCttacattttttaaaaatatgattCTTTATCTTtctacatttttttttttaaattttgattagttATTGGAGTAATCCAGACAAGATTGAGAACATTGAACATCTTAAGCAAATGGAAGACTCCTTAAGGGAATCACTTGATCGCATTCGGATACACAAGGTATTTGTTTCTCTTacaaatctacccaattatagcattctactttcatttttttcatatCATTATAATAATGTAATAAGAATCAATGAAAGTACactgctatttcttgcatttaacactAAACGAGTAAACGAATTGTATTTCTAGGAAAATTTCGGACAACAAAAGCTTATTCCACTAGATTGCACAAACCAGGTATTATCACTTTGCAAAATTCCATTTTTGCCCTTTCCATTATACATTTGACATACAATAATGTTGGCATTTCAGTTCCAAAGTGGGTTGCATTTACCTCTAATGATGACCAATacccaagaagatcaaactctacAATGGCTTCCGAATAACGAAAATCAAAATTTGATCTTGACAGATAAACAAAATTACATTCCTCAAAGGTCAATAAATCATAAATCCTTAAATCACAAAGATTCATTTTAGATTATTTTGGGAAATTaatatttcttttttgttttttacttATAGAGATGGGGAATGTTCTGGTGTGTCTCTTTCAAACTATTCCGGTTTGTTTACCAGCAAAGGGATAGAAATGGAAAAAGTTGACCGGTCAAGGCAAGTAGTTGGTGGTTTGGCAGAACTATGTAGTACATCAAATTTCCCTTTTAGCCCCTTTGGAAATCTAAATTTTCCACAAACAAAAGAAATGAAGCCAGATACATCAACCAACTTACAAGGGTTTCTAGATTATTCTATAAATTGTAACTTTGAGATGCCTAGAAATGTCTACAATGACAACTTGTGTAACCCATGGAACCCTGAACCCGGTCCATGTCCTCTTCCTTTGATCTATGGGAACTCATACTCTCaggtaaataaaaataaaaaatacattatgatttatgaataaagaaataTAATTACATTACTATTATGGGTTTTTTAGTAACATGGAGTTATGTTTGTTTCAGCAACCGGATCATCTAATGTCAAACAACGAAAGCTGAAGGAGAATTCTCGTGTCACGTTTTTTTTTTAGATGTAGGTCGTGACATTTTTTTTTAGAAAGTAATACTTTGGTTGTATAATATGAACTAAAAAGTATTAATAAGTAATGATGTGTTGTATATATAAGGTTTGTTTTCTTTTGTACACCGACTAAGGCTGTAACGATGTGTCAGGCGCACCACAGCTAactgataagctagcttattttttgagcttttttatgttgtcatgtttggtaagccaaaaagtagcttataagctagctttttgaaaagctacgtAGACAAGTTTTTTAGGAGCTTttctaaaaaatttaaaatacaccccttaattaattatttaaatacataCTCTCACATGTCTTTTtacgtaattttatatatttcagcttgCTTTTCAGCTAGTTTTCATTTCAGCTATCAGCCAACTTTTTCAGCTAACAATTCGCATTTCAGCTACTTCGTCGAACATAGCCTAAATAACCGTTAAGCCgattaaattaaaaacaaacaGCCACTTATATAGCTTTTGCTGAAACTTACCTTTGTGAATTATGATAATGACAACAAgttcaaataaatcataaatcaCCATCTCATATTTTATATTCACAACACATGGTTTACAAATAAAGCAAAAGAAGATAGATACTGTTTAGTTTCCTGAAAGTGTTTGGACAATAGTGTTATGCCATGGGTCCGAAAGGTGCTGCAATAGGTTGTCAAATGGCCCTTTTCCGGTGACATTATGCTGAACGATGAACCCTAGAAACGCCAACATCGCTAACCTCCctgtaaaaaaataataatattagaatctggattaggggtaaaatggtaattttgtaACTTACCATTGGCAATCTCTTTCTCCTTGGCTTCAGCGGTTGGTGCAAAGTTGAGTGGGTTGAATATGCCACCCGGGTACCCGACTTCATTAGGAGGTAAACTGTAGCTTTTGAAGATCGGATCTTGGTTTACACTTCCTGGGTTCTTGATGTCTTGCCATCTTCTGATTTCGACGTAGTGGAAAAGAATGAACTCGATCACCAACAGGGTTGATGATGATGCGAAGTATTCTGATTTTCCGGCGTCGTACCATTTAGGAACGTTGAGTACGCCGATGCTTGTGAAAACCTCCGGCAGTAGCATTCCGGCGACACCCAACATGGCCCACCTCCCGTTCACAAGCTCAGCTTGGACGAACCACTTCAGATTCTCCGGGTCCTCCGCTAAACCCAATGGGTCGAACCCGTTGTCACCTGGAAGACTGAAATTAAACATGGTTTTACTTTTACAGTTAGTTCATGGACattggattagggtttttaattGGGGATTTTTGAAGTTATGTTTACCTTCCGTCGAGGTAACCAGGTGAGGCTAAACCCGGTAGCCATTGGCCTTTTTTGGCTTCGATCTTGAAGGAAGCAGATGAGAAAGTGTTTGCAGGTTTGAGTGATACTTCTCTGTTTAACTTCCCTGATGATCCT includes these proteins:
- the LOC111909730 gene encoding uncharacterized protein LOC111909730: MGTRKIGNVGLPLMNIIKMKGVPILHQLHMEECLLRTSSDNWCIINDGTDKPNIVMGISGKPSELVEITPVIQDKIPVIRRFTGGGTVIVDDGTIFVSFICNKDDVPHVQPYPRPIMSWSSLLYSKVFHGVADFKLRENDYVFGVRKFGGNAQSITKNRWIHHTSFLWDYKTHNMSYLKLPKRAPEYRLARDHLDFICPIKDYLSRSDFISKTIDASATYFSLTSTQPPINLEFNPTSKLLTRVELEASAIKSL
- the LOC111909728 gene encoding agamous-like MADS-box protein AGL65 isoform X1, encoding MGRVKLKIKRLENIGNRQVTFSKRRNGILKKAKELSVLCDIDIILLMFSPTGKPTLFTGQRSNIDEVIAKFARLTPQERAKRKLESLEALKKTFKKLDHDVNIQDFAGASSQSAEDLSNHAMMLRSQLSELHKRLSYWSNPDKIENIEHLKQMEDSLRESLDRIRIHKENFGQQKLIPLDCTNQFQSGLHLPLMMTNTQEDQTLQWLPNNENQNLILTDKQNYIPQRDGECSGVSLSNYSGLFTSKGIEMEKVDRSRQVVGGLAELCSTSNFPFSPFGNLNFPQTKEMKPDTSTNLQGFLDYSINCNFEMPRNVYNDNLCNPWNPEPGPCPLPLIYGNSYSQQPDHLMSNNES
- the LOC111909728 gene encoding agamous-like MADS-box protein AGL65 isoform X2, translated to MGRVKLKIKRLENIGNRQVTFSKRRNGILKKAKELSVLCDIDIILLMFSPTGKPTLFTGQRSNIDEVIAKFARLTPQERAKRKLESLEALKKTFKKLDHDVNIQDFAGASQSAEDLSNHAMMLRSQLSELHKRLSYWSNPDKIENIEHLKQMEDSLRESLDRIRIHKENFGQQKLIPLDCTNQFQSGLHLPLMMTNTQEDQTLQWLPNNENQNLILTDKQNYIPQRDGECSGVSLSNYSGLFTSKGIEMEKVDRSRQVVGGLAELCSTSNFPFSPFGNLNFPQTKEMKPDTSTNLQGFLDYSINCNFEMPRNVYNDNLCNPWNPEPGPCPLPLIYGNSYSQQPDHLMSNNES
- the LOC111909729 gene encoding chlorophyll a-b binding protein P4, chloroplastic, coding for MAIRGPHKTLVTNNINVIDFVDMPPQIRISTHCFSLVSFPAFPSKSTKSSNPKPQPQDHHFNQYYKRMHPHHTFSTHTHLYKLQTTTPLPENMAAVTQSPVAVFRPCASRTRFLTGSSGKLNREVSLKPANTFSSASFKIEAKKGQWLPGLASPGYLDGSLPGDNGFDPLGLAEDPENLKWFVQAELVNGRWAMLGVAGMLLPEVFTSIGVLNVPKWYDAGKSEYFASSSTLLVIEFILFHYVEIRRWQDIKNPGSVNQDPIFKSYSLPPNEVGYPGGIFNPLNFAPTAEAKEKEIANGRLAMLAFLGFIVQHNVTGKGPFDNLLQHLSDPWHNTIVQTLSGN